A single window of Actinoallomurus bryophytorum DNA harbors:
- a CDS encoding TetR/AcrR family transcriptional regulator: protein MSARPPAKGTYRSGIRAQQAEATRRAVLTAASDLFAARGYAGTSIDAIAEAAGVSRSTVFTAAGAKPWLLKTAYDQALIGDDRRVPLADRPESRDMQALDDGADIIAAYADILARIVAGVSALYEVVRTAADTDTDVAALWADIGRQRREGARRVVALLVAAGALTPRLTPERAADVITVYNDPGLHRHLVGDRDWTYEDFRDWLARTLHHELLT from the coding sequence ATGAGTGCGAGGCCGCCGGCCAAAGGGACCTACCGCTCGGGCATCCGGGCCCAGCAGGCCGAGGCGACCCGGCGCGCCGTCCTCACCGCGGCATCCGATCTCTTCGCCGCACGCGGATACGCCGGCACGTCGATCGACGCCATCGCCGAGGCCGCGGGGGTCAGCCGGTCGACCGTCTTCACCGCGGCCGGAGCGAAGCCCTGGCTGCTCAAGACCGCCTACGACCAGGCCCTGATCGGCGACGACCGCCGCGTCCCCCTCGCCGACCGGCCCGAGTCGCGGGACATGCAGGCCCTGGACGACGGCGCCGACATCATCGCCGCCTACGCCGACATCCTCGCCCGCATCGTGGCAGGGGTGTCGGCCCTGTACGAGGTGGTCCGCACCGCCGCCGACACCGACACCGACGTCGCCGCCCTGTGGGCCGACATCGGACGCCAACGGCGCGAGGGCGCGCGGCGGGTCGTCGCCCTCCTAGTCGCCGCCGGCGCCCTCACCCCCCGGCTCACCCCGGAGCGGGCCGCCGACGTGATCACCGTCTACAACGACCCCGGCCTGCACCGTCACCTCGTCGGTGATCGCGACTGGACGTACGAGGACTTCCGCGACTGGCTCGCCCGGACCCTCCACCACGAACTGCTCACCTGA
- a CDS encoding TetR/AcrR family transcriptional regulator, whose amino-acid sequence MDDPAASDADGRKPGRALRADARRNRAQVLQVAAEVFAAEGLSVPVHEIARRAGVGTGTVSRHFPTKEELFAAVLLDRMRQLTEQADEVAGTHDAATAFFTFFATLVHEGAAHRGLAEALAGAGYDVETAAVRAGCDVSGRLRTMLVRAQEAGAIRADITYPDVKALMAGCLAREADDPHGTALSRLVTVVSEGLRTRPSRAGSEAAAGPLRPSGTD is encoded by the coding sequence ATGGACGATCCCGCCGCGAGCGATGCCGACGGCCGCAAACCCGGCAGGGCACTACGCGCCGACGCCCGGCGCAACCGCGCCCAGGTGCTCCAGGTGGCGGCCGAGGTCTTCGCGGCCGAAGGGCTGTCCGTGCCGGTGCACGAGATCGCGCGCCGCGCCGGCGTGGGCACCGGTACCGTCAGCCGGCACTTCCCCACGAAGGAGGAGCTGTTCGCGGCGGTCCTGCTCGACCGCATGAGGCAGCTCACCGAACAGGCGGACGAGGTCGCCGGCACCCATGACGCCGCGACCGCGTTCTTCACCTTCTTCGCCACACTGGTCCACGAGGGTGCGGCCCACCGGGGACTCGCCGAGGCCCTGGCCGGCGCCGGCTACGACGTGGAGACCGCCGCCGTTCGCGCCGGCTGCGACGTCTCGGGCCGGCTGCGCACCATGCTCGTCCGTGCACAGGAAGCGGGAGCGATACGGGCCGACATCACGTACCCGGACGTGAAGGCCCTGATGGCGGGCTGTCTGGCGCGCGAGGCCGACGACCCGCACGGCACCGCGCTGAGCCGGCTCGTCACGGTGGTGTCCGAAGGGCTCCGTACCCGGCCGAGCCGAGCGGGGAGCGAGGCGGCCGCCGGGCCCCTAAGGCCGTCTGGGACGGACTAA
- a CDS encoding sigma-70 family RNA polymerase sigma factor has protein sequence MPPSPGAGPESAEFARLAEPFRRELLAHCYRMLGSLDEAEDLVQETYLRAWRSYGGFEGRSSLRVWLYRIATNVCLTAMEHRGRRPLPSGLGGPGEDPDGAPVAAGPGVTWLQPIPDALVTPDSADPAAIVALRESLRLALVASLQYLPARQRAVLILREVLAFRAAEVATMLDTTTAAVKSTLQRARARLDEVGAAGVEQAGEPGDPRARALLEAYIAAFENADVAALERVLREDATLEMVPSRTWFDGRRDCMRYVTRFLGTPGDWRMVPVVANGQPAAAAFLRGEDGTHRAFGLAVLTTTYAGIARITVFGDPGLAARFGLGRSSPPPRIGGRDHFRTV, from the coding sequence ATGCCACCGAGCCCAGGGGCCGGACCGGAGAGCGCGGAGTTCGCCCGGCTCGCCGAACCGTTCCGGCGTGAACTGCTGGCGCACTGCTACCGCATGCTCGGCTCGCTGGACGAGGCCGAGGACCTCGTCCAGGAGACCTACCTGCGGGCGTGGCGTTCGTACGGCGGGTTCGAGGGACGGTCGTCGCTGCGGGTCTGGCTCTACCGGATCGCGACCAACGTCTGCCTGACCGCGATGGAACACCGCGGCAGGCGGCCGCTGCCGTCCGGGCTCGGCGGCCCGGGTGAGGACCCGGACGGGGCGCCGGTCGCGGCGGGCCCCGGGGTCACCTGGCTCCAGCCGATCCCGGACGCGCTCGTGACGCCGGACTCCGCGGATCCCGCGGCGATCGTCGCCCTGCGGGAAAGCCTCCGGCTCGCCCTCGTCGCCAGCCTGCAGTACCTGCCCGCGCGGCAGCGGGCCGTGCTCATCCTGCGGGAGGTGCTGGCATTCCGTGCGGCCGAGGTCGCAACGATGCTGGACACCACGACGGCCGCGGTCAAGAGCACGCTGCAGCGGGCGCGCGCCCGGCTCGACGAGGTGGGCGCGGCCGGCGTCGAGCAGGCCGGCGAACCCGGCGATCCGCGGGCCCGCGCTCTGCTCGAGGCCTACATCGCCGCCTTCGAGAACGCCGACGTGGCGGCTCTGGAGCGGGTGCTGCGCGAGGACGCGACCCTGGAGATGGTGCCGTCTCGTACATGGTTCGACGGCCGCCGCGACTGCATGCGTTACGTCACCCGGTTCCTCGGCACTCCCGGGGACTGGCGGATGGTCCCGGTCGTCGCGAACGGCCAGCCCGCGGCGGCGGCCTTCCTTCGTGGCGAGGACGGGACCCACCGGGCGTTCGGGCTCGCCGTGCTCACCACGACCTACGCCGGGATCGCCCGCATCACGGTGTTCGGCGATCCTGGCCTGGCCGCGAGGTTCGGCCTCGGCAGGTCCTCCCCACCACCGCGGATCGGGGGCCGGGACCACTTCAGGACGGTGTGA
- a CDS encoding oxidoreductase, with translation MSVAQAFVPTTPVPGEFAGRRALVTGGSRGIGAAVARHLIDGGATVVTSARNRTEDTPKDSTFISADIRGADGARRLVDGALDALGGLDLLVNNAGAARAHLAGIPDEEWEDSLAINFLSAVRVTSAALPALRKSERAAIVNVSSGVSTDPPAPVLHYGAAKAALESWSKGLATQLTPSGIRVNTVVLGMVLTPGGSEVLAPMAGAMGGTAEQAYAAVPIGRGGDARDAAEAIAFLLSDRAQWIAGSSLHVNGGA, from the coding sequence ATGTCCGTCGCACAGGCATTCGTCCCGACAACCCCGGTTCCAGGCGAGTTCGCGGGGCGGCGCGCCCTGGTCACCGGAGGGTCGCGCGGGATCGGCGCGGCCGTGGCCCGGCACCTCATCGACGGCGGGGCGACCGTCGTCACCAGCGCCCGCAACCGCACCGAGGACACCCCGAAGGACTCCACCTTCATCAGTGCCGACATCCGCGGCGCCGACGGGGCCCGCCGTCTCGTGGACGGAGCGCTCGACGCCCTCGGCGGCCTTGACCTCCTGGTGAACAACGCGGGCGCGGCCCGCGCGCACCTCGCGGGCATTCCGGACGAGGAGTGGGAGGACTCCCTCGCGATCAACTTCCTGTCGGCCGTACGGGTGACCTCAGCCGCCCTGCCGGCCCTGCGGAAGAGCGAACGGGCGGCCATCGTCAACGTCTCGTCGGGTGTCAGCACCGATCCGCCCGCGCCCGTCCTGCACTACGGCGCGGCCAAGGCGGCGCTGGAGAGCTGGTCCAAGGGCCTTGCAACCCAGCTGACGCCGTCCGGCATCCGGGTCAACACCGTCGTCCTCGGCATGGTCCTCACGCCCGGGGGCAGCGAGGTGCTGGCGCCGATGGCGGGGGCCATGGGCGGAACGGCGGAGCAGGCGTACGCCGCGGTTCCGATCGGCCGTGGCGGCGACGCCCGTGACGCCGCCGAGGCGATCGCGTTCCTGCTGTCCGACCGTGCCCAGTGGATCGCCGGCAGTTCGCTTCACGTCAACGGAGGGGCCTGA
- a CDS encoding M20/M25/M40 family metallo-hydrolase, whose translation MRKLAIATLMGLAAASITTAVPADAAAHPRLDKLVKLKDIRRHQQDLQTIATYNGGTRAAGEPGFEISTKYVVKELTKAGYKPTVQDFPFDYFKEKTPAVFDQPGGPVYTYGTDYDTLDFSGSGDVTATAEAIDTAGAGVGSGCEAEDFTGFTKGDIALVKRGGCNFSVKVTNAVTAGATAIAIYNDGAAPDRMGPVAGTASQPFQIPIIGPTFQLGTDLAKAAASGTLKLHIKTDTINERRTAHNVIADTARGRADNVVVMGAHLDSVVKGPGINDNGSGTATALTVAEQIAKLGGDIKNKVRFAFWGAEEEGLLGSTYYVTHLSADQKATIALNLNFDMLGSPNGRRGVYDGDDSEGAGTNPPAGSGAIEKVFLDYYGGRSLQTSPSTFDGRSDYGPFIDNGIPAGGLDSGAEGLKTPEEAAIYGGEAGKAYDGCYHQACDTYDNNNSTILDQLSDGAAHAVQVFAKSTLPVNGDRIAARKAVTHTVLRAPAGVDVR comes from the coding sequence GTGCGCAAACTCGCCATCGCTACCCTCATGGGCCTGGCCGCCGCCTCGATCACGACGGCGGTTCCGGCGGACGCGGCCGCGCATCCGCGGCTCGACAAGCTGGTCAAGCTCAAAGACATCCGTAGACACCAGCAGGACCTCCAGACGATCGCCACCTACAACGGCGGCACCCGCGCCGCGGGTGAGCCCGGCTTCGAGATCTCGACCAAGTACGTCGTCAAGGAGCTGACCAAGGCCGGCTACAAGCCGACGGTGCAGGACTTCCCCTTCGACTACTTCAAGGAGAAGACGCCCGCGGTCTTCGACCAGCCCGGTGGCCCCGTCTACACGTACGGCACCGACTACGACACGCTCGACTTCTCCGGCTCGGGCGACGTCACCGCGACGGCCGAGGCGATCGACACGGCCGGTGCCGGAGTGGGCAGCGGCTGCGAGGCCGAGGACTTCACCGGGTTCACCAAGGGCGACATCGCGCTGGTCAAGCGGGGTGGCTGCAACTTCTCCGTCAAGGTCACGAACGCGGTGACCGCAGGCGCCACCGCCATCGCGATCTACAACGACGGGGCGGCACCCGACCGGATGGGTCCGGTCGCGGGCACGGCCAGCCAGCCCTTCCAGATCCCGATCATCGGCCCGACCTTCCAGCTCGGCACCGACCTGGCCAAGGCCGCCGCGTCGGGCACGCTGAAGCTGCACATCAAGACCGACACGATCAACGAGAGGCGCACCGCGCACAACGTGATCGCCGACACCGCGCGCGGCCGCGCCGACAACGTGGTCGTCATGGGCGCCCACCTCGACAGCGTGGTCAAGGGCCCGGGCATCAACGACAACGGCAGCGGCACGGCCACGGCCCTCACCGTCGCCGAGCAGATCGCCAAGCTCGGCGGGGACATCAAGAACAAGGTCCGGTTCGCCTTCTGGGGCGCCGAGGAGGAGGGCCTGCTCGGCTCGACCTACTACGTCACCCACCTGAGCGCCGACCAGAAGGCCACCATCGCGCTGAACCTCAACTTCGACATGCTGGGCTCGCCCAACGGCCGCCGTGGCGTCTACGACGGCGACGACTCCGAGGGCGCGGGCACCAACCCGCCCGCGGGCTCCGGCGCGATCGAGAAGGTCTTCCTGGACTACTACGGCGGACGTTCGCTGCAGACCTCCCCGAGCACGTTCGACGGGCGCTCGGACTACGGACCGTTCATCGACAACGGCATCCCGGCCGGCGGCCTGGACTCCGGCGCCGAGGGCCTGAAGACGCCCGAGGAGGCCGCGATCTACGGCGGCGAGGCCGGCAAGGCGTACGACGGCTGCTACCACCAGGCCTGCGACACCTACGACAACAACAACTCCACCATTCTCGACCAGCTGTCCGACGGTGCCGCGCACGCCGTCCAGGTGTTCGCCAAGAGCACCCTGCCGGTCAACGGTGACCGGATCGCCGCGCGCAAGGCGGTCACGCACACCGTGCTCCGCGCCCCCGCGGGCGTCGACGTCCGCTGA
- a CDS encoding oxidoreductase has translation MVLSTRRRWTAADIPDQRGRTAVITGANTGLGFETARLLAERGATVILACRDTVKAADAAARITALAPDSTVRTLRLDLSSLASVRRAAERLRADHPRIDLLVNNAGGVRRRYAVTEDGFELTFATNHLGPFAFTGLVLDRLLAVPGARVVTVASIGHRRGTVAFDDLHFTRGYRYAHAYFQSKLANLMFTYELHRRLAAAGVPAIAVAAHPGNARTEFGREMPLPVRVMMRPQFRMLTWWLMQSPQKAALATVRAAVDPEARGGDYYGPPGRAQFTGYPTRVRSTARSHDMAAGRRLWQESERQTGVTYPLAEPARVTPS, from the coding sequence ATGGTACTGAGCACGAGGCGGCGCTGGACGGCTGCCGACATTCCTGACCAGCGAGGACGCACGGCCGTGATCACGGGCGCGAACACGGGGCTCGGCTTCGAGACGGCCAGGCTGCTCGCCGAACGCGGCGCCACCGTGATCCTGGCCTGCCGCGACACGGTCAAGGCGGCGGACGCCGCGGCCCGCATCACCGCACTGGCGCCGGACTCGACGGTGCGCACACTGCGGCTCGACCTGTCGTCACTGGCTTCGGTCCGGCGTGCCGCCGAACGGCTCCGCGCCGACCACCCACGGATCGACCTGCTCGTCAACAACGCCGGCGGAGTCAGGCGGCGGTACGCGGTCACCGAGGACGGCTTCGAGCTGACCTTCGCCACCAACCACCTCGGCCCGTTCGCGTTCACCGGCCTGGTCCTGGACCGGCTCCTGGCCGTACCAGGGGCGCGGGTCGTCACGGTCGCCAGCATCGGGCACCGGCGGGGCACCGTCGCCTTCGACGACCTGCACTTCACCCGCGGATACCGGTACGCGCACGCGTACTTCCAGTCCAAGCTCGCGAACCTCATGTTCACCTACGAACTCCACCGGCGGCTGGCCGCGGCCGGCGTGCCGGCCATCGCGGTGGCCGCCCATCCCGGCAACGCGCGCACGGAGTTCGGCCGGGAGATGCCGCTCCCGGTCCGGGTCATGATGCGTCCGCAATTCCGGATGCTCACCTGGTGGCTGATGCAGAGTCCGCAGAAAGCGGCCCTGGCCACGGTGCGCGCCGCGGTCGACCCGGAGGCGCGCGGCGGCGACTACTACGGCCCGCCGGGCCGTGCCCAGTTCACCGGGTATCCCACCCGCGTCCGGTCCACCGCACGCTCCCACGACATGGCGGCAGGGCGCCGTCTGTGGCAGGAGTCCGAACGGCAGACCGGCGTCACCTACCCACTCGCGGAACCGGCACGCGTCACACCGTCCTGA
- a CDS encoding alpha/beta hydrolase — protein MPSKQSQTVKELYRGWTRAMIESREPDIDGWGDLTAEPRGVDYLETDAGGVPAMWAVPKGCAEDRVLLCLHGGGFMSGSMYTHRKLYAHLAKAAGVRALILEYRLAPGHLHPAQVDDATDAYAWLLGQGVGARHIAFAGDSAGGGLAITTMLRARERGLPLPAASMPLSPWVDMEVLGGSYESNRDKDAFFYREVVQALADLFLGTDGDPRDPLANPLHADLTGLPPVYIQAGGDETLVDDAHLLEEHARKAGMEVRLDVFPGQQHSFQMTAGRAPEADEAIRSLAAWVRPRLGL, from the coding sequence ATGCCAAGCAAGCAGTCACAAACGGTGAAAGAGCTCTACCGGGGCTGGACGCGAGCCATGATCGAGTCGCGGGAGCCCGACATCGATGGCTGGGGTGACCTGACCGCCGAACCGCGTGGAGTCGACTATCTGGAGACCGACGCGGGCGGCGTTCCCGCGATGTGGGCGGTGCCCAAAGGATGCGCCGAGGACCGTGTGCTGCTCTGCCTGCACGGCGGGGGGTTCATGAGCGGATCGATGTACACGCATCGCAAGCTCTACGCCCACCTCGCCAAGGCGGCCGGCGTACGTGCGCTGATCCTGGAGTACCGCCTCGCACCCGGGCACCTCCATCCCGCCCAGGTCGACGACGCCACGGACGCGTACGCCTGGCTTCTGGGCCAGGGCGTCGGCGCTCGTCACATCGCGTTCGCCGGGGACTCCGCCGGTGGCGGTCTGGCCATCACCACGATGCTGCGCGCCCGCGAGCGGGGCCTGCCGCTGCCGGCCGCGTCGATGCCGCTCTCCCCCTGGGTGGACATGGAGGTCCTCGGCGGGTCGTACGAGTCGAACCGTGACAAGGACGCCTTCTTCTACCGGGAGGTCGTGCAGGCGCTGGCGGACCTGTTCCTCGGGACGGACGGCGATCCGCGGGATCCCCTGGCCAACCCGCTCCACGCCGACCTCACCGGGCTACCGCCGGTCTACATCCAGGCGGGCGGCGACGAGACACTGGTGGATGACGCCCACCTGCTGGAGGAGCACGCGCGTAAGGCGGGCATGGAAGTGCGGCTCGACGTCTTCCCCGGCCAGCAGCACAGCTTCCAGATGACCGCCGGGCGCGCGCCCGAGGCGGACGAGGCGATCCGCTCACTGGCGGCGTGGGTGCGCCCGAGACTCGGTCTCTGA
- a CDS encoding cob(I)yrinic acid a,c-diamide adenosyltransferase, producing MPKNRDDQPVVLSKIYTRTGDDGTTNLGDMSRTSKNDPRLVAYADVDEANSAIGVAITLGGLPEEVATLLQRVQNELFDVGADLCTPVVEAPEFPPLRVTEEYVDRLEAACDTHNAGLPTLRSFILPGGTAGAALLHVARTVVRRAERGTWAALDAHDDINPLTARYLNRLSDLLFILGRVANADHGDVLWKPGGER from the coding sequence ATGCCCAAGAACCGCGATGACCAGCCGGTCGTGCTCTCGAAGATCTACACCCGTACCGGCGACGACGGCACGACCAACCTCGGCGACATGAGCCGTACCTCCAAGAACGACCCGAGGCTCGTGGCGTACGCGGACGTCGACGAGGCCAACAGCGCCATCGGCGTGGCGATCACGCTGGGCGGCCTGCCGGAGGAGGTCGCCACGCTCCTCCAGCGCGTGCAGAACGAGCTGTTCGACGTGGGCGCGGACCTGTGCACGCCCGTCGTCGAGGCGCCGGAGTTCCCTCCGCTGCGGGTCACCGAGGAGTACGTCGACAGGCTGGAGGCGGCCTGCGACACGCACAACGCCGGGCTGCCGACGCTGCGCAGCTTCATCCTTCCCGGCGGTACCGCGGGCGCGGCGCTGCTCCACGTGGCCCGTACGGTCGTACGCCGGGCCGAGCGCGGGACCTGGGCGGCCCTCGACGCGCATGATGACATCAACCCGCTCACCGCGCGCTACCTCAACCGCCTGTCCGACCTGCTGTTCATCCTCGGCCGGGTGGCCAACGCCGACCACGGCGACGTGCTGTGGAAGCCGGGCGGCGAACGCTGA
- a CDS encoding GMC family oxidoreductase yields MYDYVIVGAGSAGCVLAARLSADSGARVLLLEAGPADDAPEIRIPAGLQTLFKGPYDWDYTTTPQENAQGRGVYWPRGRTLGGSSSTNAMIYIRGHRHDYDTWRDDYGCKGWGYADLLPYFRRAEDQQRGESEFHGVGGPLRVEDLRYKHPLTRSWVESAKAFGLPANNDFNGAEQDGVGYYQVTQRRGRRWSTADAYLRPVLDRPNLTVQTDALTTKVLVENGRATGVRYVTGGREEEALAQREVILCGGAVNSPQLLMLSGLGPADHLRSLGIDVVADLPSVGTGLQDHPIVPVRWHTPGTKSVWEVANLRNLMLWQTLGRGPYASNVAEAGGFVRTTPGLPAPDLQYHVLGTPYVGQGLVDVAERMISVFATVVSVASRGSITLRSADPRWKPLIDPAYLSERADLEVLLAGVGQAREIAANRPFARISGGEAAPGEGIDVTDWIRHEVVTLYHPTSTCAMGGGDESVCDPELRVRGVDGLRVVDASVMPAVPRGNTNAPTIAIAERAADLIAGGPLLPSADPASTDGLLPAADQP; encoded by the coding sequence GTGTACGACTACGTCATCGTGGGTGCCGGTAGTGCGGGCTGTGTGCTCGCCGCGCGGCTCAGCGCCGACTCCGGTGCCCGCGTACTCCTGCTGGAGGCGGGCCCGGCCGACGACGCGCCCGAGATCCGTATCCCGGCAGGCCTGCAGACGCTCTTCAAGGGCCCCTACGACTGGGACTACACGACGACGCCCCAGGAGAACGCGCAGGGGCGCGGCGTCTACTGGCCGCGCGGCCGCACGCTCGGTGGGAGCTCGTCCACCAACGCGATGATCTACATCCGTGGTCATCGGCACGACTATGACACCTGGCGGGACGACTACGGCTGCAAAGGCTGGGGCTATGCCGACCTGTTGCCCTACTTCCGGCGTGCGGAGGACCAGCAACGGGGCGAGTCGGAGTTCCACGGCGTCGGCGGGCCGCTGCGTGTGGAGGACCTGCGCTACAAGCACCCGCTGACCCGCTCGTGGGTCGAGTCGGCGAAGGCCTTCGGCCTGCCCGCCAACAACGACTTCAACGGCGCCGAGCAGGACGGCGTCGGCTACTACCAGGTCACCCAGCGGCGCGGACGGCGCTGGTCGACGGCGGACGCCTACCTCCGGCCGGTCCTGGACCGCCCCAACCTCACCGTGCAGACCGACGCGCTCACCACGAAGGTCCTGGTGGAGAACGGCCGGGCGACCGGCGTCCGCTACGTGACCGGTGGCCGCGAGGAGGAGGCGCTCGCCCAGCGCGAGGTCATCCTGTGCGGCGGGGCGGTCAACTCACCGCAGCTGCTCATGCTGTCCGGGCTCGGCCCCGCGGACCACCTGCGCTCGCTGGGCATCGACGTCGTCGCGGACCTGCCCTCGGTCGGCACCGGGCTCCAGGACCACCCGATCGTGCCGGTCCGGTGGCACACGCCCGGGACCAAGTCGGTCTGGGAGGTCGCCAACCTGCGCAACCTCATGCTCTGGCAGACGCTGGGCCGCGGACCGTACGCCTCCAACGTGGCCGAGGCCGGGGGGTTCGTCCGGACCACACCGGGGCTGCCGGCACCCGACCTGCAGTACCACGTGCTCGGCACCCCGTACGTCGGCCAGGGCCTGGTCGACGTCGCCGAGCGGATGATCTCCGTCTTCGCCACGGTGGTCTCGGTGGCGAGCCGCGGCAGCATCACCCTGCGGTCGGCCGACCCGCGCTGGAAGCCGCTGATCGACCCGGCGTACCTCAGTGAGCGGGCCGACCTGGAGGTGCTCCTCGCGGGCGTCGGCCAGGCCAGGGAGATCGCGGCGAACCGCCCGTTCGCGCGGATCAGCGGCGGCGAGGCGGCTCCCGGCGAGGGCATCGACGTGACCGACTGGATCCGTCACGAGGTCGTGACGCTGTACCACCCGACGAGCACGTGTGCGATGGGCGGCGGCGACGAGTCGGTGTGCGACCCGGAGTTGCGCGTACGCGGCGTGGACGGGTTGCGTGTCGTGGACGCCTCGGTCATGCCGGCCGTGCCCCGCGGCAACACCAACGCCCCGACCATCGCGATCGCCGAACGCGCCGCCGACCTGATCGCGGGCGGCCCGCTGCTGCCTTCCGCGGACCCGGCTTCCACCGACGGCCTGCTCCCTGCCGCCGACCAGCCGTAG